A window of Chloracidobacterium sp. N contains these coding sequences:
- a CDS encoding M20/M25/M40 family metallo-hydrolase, producing the protein MKTLRMGVAGWWLLWLVIQIGMPVRATETVTVPAEVRAIVARIQPATLRAHTELLSDDLFEGRAPGTRGGLLTAKYIAAQFQTSGLEPLGGSYFQNVPIVNLRAIPTTMTFRAASGATVELTYGTEFTAQSGECLPEVRFDDVPVVFAGYGIVAPEYDWNDYKDVDVRGKIVMLLVNDPGLHNPSIFQGRTLTYYGRWTYKYEEAARQGARGVLLIHTTESATYPWQVVQSSNTGTRSELVRDANSPPVVALKSWITDDAAVRIARLGGKRLATLIEQAERRDFRPVPLDTTLSLHLKSEVSTLESPNVVGWLPGRDEKLRDECVVVTAHYDHFGVKEDPASGQRLIYRGALDNASGVAALLAMAEALGKSDWRPRRSVLFLSVTAEEQGLLGAQYYCEHPLIPLEKTAANINLDEVNVFGRTRDFVPLGAERSTLGKTIDALAKLEGLVMKPDPFPQNGSFFRSDHFCFAKAGVPCLSLNFGVEVEGKPEGWGKQRFDTYVRRDYHQPTDTIQEDWDFRGAAQHAQFALLIVATVADDPAMPDWLPGEAFQRRKT; encoded by the coding sequence CCCACACCGAACTGCTTTCCGATGACCTGTTTGAAGGCCGCGCCCCCGGCACGCGCGGCGGACTTCTCACCGCGAAATACATTGCCGCCCAGTTCCAGACCTCCGGGCTGGAGCCGCTTGGCGGCTCGTATTTCCAGAACGTGCCCATTGTCAACCTGCGCGCCATCCCAACCACGATGACCTTTCGCGCCGCGTCCGGGGCAACCGTCGAACTGACGTATGGGACGGAGTTCACGGCGCAATCCGGCGAGTGCCTGCCCGAAGTCCGGTTCGATGATGTTCCGGTTGTCTTTGCCGGCTATGGCATCGTCGCGCCGGAATATGACTGGAACGACTACAAGGACGTGGACGTGCGCGGCAAGATCGTCATGCTGCTGGTCAACGATCCGGGACTGCACAACCCGTCCATTTTTCAGGGGCGGACGCTGACCTATTACGGGCGCTGGACGTACAAGTACGAGGAAGCCGCCCGCCAGGGTGCGCGTGGCGTGCTGCTCATTCACACGACTGAGAGCGCCACCTACCCGTGGCAGGTGGTCCAAAGCTCCAACACCGGCACGCGGTCGGAACTCGTCCGGGATGCCAACTCCCCGCCGGTCGTGGCCCTGAAGTCGTGGATTACCGATGACGCGGCTGTACGGATTGCCCGGCTCGGCGGCAAGCGGCTGGCCACACTCATCGAGCAGGCCGAACGGCGGGACTTCCGCCCGGTGCCGCTCGACACGACCCTTTCGCTGCACCTGAAAAGTGAAGTGTCCACACTTGAGTCACCGAATGTCGTCGGGTGGCTGCCGGGGCGTGACGAGAAGTTGCGCGATGAATGTGTTGTCGTCACGGCGCACTACGACCACTTTGGCGTCAAGGAAGACCCGGCTTCCGGGCAACGGCTGATTTACCGTGGCGCGCTGGACAATGCTTCGGGCGTGGCGGCCCTGCTGGCAATGGCCGAGGCGTTGGGAAAATCGGACTGGCGTCCGCGCCGATCAGTGCTGTTTCTGTCGGTCACGGCCGAAGAACAAGGTTTGCTGGGGGCGCAGTATTACTGCGAACATCCCCTCATTCCTCTCGAAAAAACGGCGGCCAACATCAACCTCGACGAAGTCAATGTCTTTGGGCGCACCCGCGATTTCGTCCCGCTGGGGGCGGAGCGTTCGACGCTTGGCAAAACCATTGACGCGCTGGCCAAACTGGAAGGGCTGGTGATGAAGCCGGACCCGTTCCCCCAAAACGGCTCGTTTTTCCGCTCGGATCACTTCTGCTTTGCCAAGGCCGGTGTGCCGTGTCTGTCGCTCAACTTTGGGGTCGAAGTCGAAGGCAAACCGGAAGGCTGGGGCAAACAGCGGTTTGACACCTACGTGCGCCGCGACTACCACCAACCCACGGACACCATTCAGGAAGACTGGGACTTTCGGGGGGCGGCCCAGCATGCGCAGTTCGCCCTGCTCATCGTGGCCACCGTTGCCGATGACCCGGCCATGCCCGACTGGCTTCCCGGTGAGGCCTTCCAACGCAGGAAGACCTGA